The DNA region CAAAGATGTCAACAGGCTGATCAAGCGGCTGAAGCGACATCAGAAAGAGCTTTTTACTTTCCTTGATTATGATGTGAGCCCAGAGAACAGTCATGCAGAGCAGCAAATTCGAGGACCGGTCATTTCCCGAAAGATCTCCCAGCAAAACCGCTCAGAGGCCGGGGCAGATGCCCAGGCAGTATTGATGTCGATCTTTCGAACATCGTATCTGCAGGGGCGCAATCCAGTCGAACATGTCACAGAGCTGAGCAAAAACTATATTAAGCGAAACCACACCCAAAATGAGACGGAATTGGACATGGCAGCTTAGTTTATCAAAGGGCTAAACTCATACCTGAAATCGAATCTCGCCTCTCAGTCTGCGACCAGCTCGAAAAATCCATTGAAGACAGCCTGAACAAAACTGAGGCTTT from Desulfovermiculus halophilus DSM 18834 includes:
- a CDS encoding IS66 family transposase, producing KDVNRLIKRLKRHQKELFTFLDYDVSPENSHAEQQIRGPVISRKISQQNRSEAGADAQAVLMSIFRTSYLQGRNPVEHVTELSKNYIKRNHTQNETELDMAA